One window of Burkholderia vietnamiensis LMG 10929 genomic DNA carries:
- the icmH gene encoding type IVB secretion system protein IcmH/DotU: MSYAPSLFGDNAPAPLHTPASTDAAFQARSLLDLLYDGFFMLFLLKNGRAPDSASEFSTKIQEFLSDFERGAKKLNIAAEDVYAAKFAYCAAVDEMVLSSQFKIRADWERRPLQLVLFGEQLAGEKFFQYLEECRAQGAARLQSLEVFHMCLLLGFQGKYLLEGPEKLAYLTARLGDEIAHMKGKRAAFAPHWPLPDQIAHRLKREVPVWAIGAVFALVALLGYLGLNTYLKDKTLQALAPYSQVIKVGPESANLTISLP, encoded by the coding sequence ATGAGCTACGCGCCTTCCCTGTTCGGCGACAACGCGCCGGCCCCGTTGCATACCCCGGCGTCGACCGACGCCGCGTTCCAGGCCCGCTCGCTGCTCGACCTGTTGTACGACGGGTTCTTCATGCTGTTCCTGCTCAAGAACGGCCGCGCGCCGGACAGCGCGAGCGAGTTCAGCACGAAGATTCAGGAATTCCTGTCGGACTTCGAACGCGGCGCGAAGAAGCTGAATATCGCGGCGGAGGACGTGTATGCGGCGAAGTTCGCGTATTGCGCGGCCGTCGACGAGATGGTGCTGTCGTCGCAGTTCAAGATCCGGGCCGACTGGGAACGCCGGCCGCTGCAGCTGGTGCTGTTCGGCGAGCAGCTCGCGGGCGAGAAGTTCTTCCAGTATCTGGAGGAATGCCGGGCGCAAGGTGCGGCGCGGCTGCAGTCGCTCGAGGTGTTCCACATGTGCCTGCTGCTCGGGTTCCAGGGCAAGTATCTGCTCGAGGGGCCGGAGAAGCTCGCTTATCTCACCGCGCGGCTCGGCGACGAGATCGCGCATATGAAGGGCAAGCGCGCTGCGTTCGCGCCGCATTGGCCGCTGCCGGATCAGATTGCGCACCGGTTGAAGCGCGAGGTACCGGTGTGGGCGATCGGTGCGGTGTTCGCGCTTGTGGCGCTGCTCGGGTATCTCGGGCTCAACACCTATCTGAAGGACAAGACGCTGCAGGCGCTCGCGCCTTATTCGCAGGTGATCAAGGTCGGGCCAGAGTCGGCGAATTTGACGATTTCGTTGCCTTGA
- a CDS encoding DUF7716 domain-containing protein, protein MSTITATTVSLKHILEHPGDFHGWLCLPQMPWTLDTEGEFAEGTAHAEGATPPATAPLEGWRVTLNSATIEDIVINAHDQVDEPSIAQLLDAFVFYVDNDEFILL, encoded by the coding sequence ATGTCAACGATCACCGCGACCACCGTGTCGCTGAAGCACATTCTTGAACACCCTGGCGATTTCCACGGGTGGCTCTGCTTGCCGCAGATGCCGTGGACGCTCGATACGGAGGGCGAGTTCGCCGAAGGCACCGCTCACGCCGAAGGCGCGACGCCACCCGCCACCGCTCCACTAGAAGGTTGGCGCGTGACCTTGAACAGCGCGACGATCGAGGACATCGTCATCAACGCGCATGATCAGGTCGACGAACCAAGCATCGCGCAATTGCTCGACGCGTTCGTGTTCTACGTCGACAACGACGAGTTCATTCTTCTCTGA